ATGCTCCGCGACTGGGACAAGCGCTACCCGGGCCGCATCGAAACCATGTTCAGCGCCATGCAGAACGTGGTGCCGTCGCACCTGAACGATATCTCGCTGTTTGACTTTAAAGGCATTACCCACGGTTCGGAAGTGGTAGACGGCGGCGATCTGGCGTTCGATCGTGAACCTATTCCGTTGCAGCCCGCGGGCTGGCAGCCGGAAGAGGACGAGACGCCGCTGGATGCCCTGCGCCTCAACGTAGTGGAAGTGAAATAACGCACTGGCTCTCCGGTGGACGATCCCCGGAGAGCCCTATTCCTGCCCTTCTCTGCCCTACTTCAGCAGCATTACCCGGCAGCTCTTGCCTTTGATCTTACCGCTCTGTAACTGCTTCCATGCCTGACGAGCAATGCTCTGCCGCACTGCAACGTAGACATGCGCCGGATGCACGGTGATCTTGCCGATATCCGCCCCGTTTAATCCCATATCACCGGTCATCGCGCCCAGCACGTCACCCGGACGCATCTTGGCTTTTTTACCGCCGTCGATGACCAGCGTGGCCATCTCCGCTTCCAACGGCACGATCTTGACGTTGGCGGGCGCGTTCAGCCAGCTCAGCTTGATCTGGAGCATCTCAGCAAGGATGTTGGCGCGCTGCGCCTCTTCCGGGGCACAGAAGCTGATAGCCAGGCCGCTGTTACCAGCGCGAGCGGTACGTCCGATGCGGTGCACGTGCACTTCCGGATCCCATGCCAGCTCGTAGTTCACTACTAGCTCAAGGGATTTAATGTCCAGACCACGGGCGGCGACGTCGGTTGCGACCAGCACGCGGGCGCTACCGTTAGCAAAGCGTACCAGGGTCCGGTCGCGATCGCGCTGCTCAAGATCGCCATGCAGGGCCAGCGCCTCCTGGCCTGTGTCGTTCAGCGCGTCACAGACTTCCTGACAGTCCTTTTTGGTATTGCAGAAGACTACGCAGGAGGCAGGCAGGTGCTGGCTGAGCAGTTTCTGCAGCAGGCCGATTTTGCCCTGGCGCGAAACTTCAAAGAACTGCTGCTCGACGGCAGGCAGCGCATCCACGGTGTCGATCTCGATAGTCTGCGGCGAACGCTGAACGCGGCCGCTGATCGCCGCGATGGCTTCAGGCCAGGTAGCGGAGAAGAGCAGCGTCTGGCGTGATGCAGGCGCGAAGCGGATCACCTCGTCAATGGCGTCGCTGAAGCCCATATCCAGCATCCGGTCCGCCTCATCCATCACCAGCGTTTGCAGAGCGTCGAGGTTGACGGTGCCCTTCTGCAGGTGATCCAGCAGGCGACCCGGCGTGGCAACAATAATATGCGGCGCGTGCTGCAACGAGTCGCGCTGTGCGCCAAAGGGTTGGCCGCCGCAGAGGGTCAGAATTTTGATATTTGGCATATAGCGCGCCAGCCGACGCATCTCGTTCGCTACCTGATCGGCCAGCTCACGGGTAGGACAAAGGATCAGAGACTGAGTCTGAAAGCGGCTGGCATCGATGTGCTGCAGCAGGCCCAGGCCAAACGCCGCCGTTTTACCGCTGCCGGTTTTTGCCTGCACGCGCACATCCTGACCGGCAAGGATCGCGGGCAACGCCGCAGCCTGCACGGGCGTCATGGTGTGATAACCCAGCTCGTTAAGATTATCGAGCTGGGCTGTGGGCAGGGTGTTCAGTGTTGAAAAAGCGGTCACAATATTTTCTCGCGGTAAAAGGCTACGTCAGCAGGCGCGTATCCTCTCAGATCTGCCTCTTTAACGCGACATTTTAATCGGCTCCTCGTTAGGCGGCGGATCGGGCAACGGCTGTGGTCGGGGAATAGGCTCAGGAACCGGGACCGGATCGGTCGGCACGGGATCGGCGGGCAGAGAGTCAGTGGGATTCAATAAGGTAAGGCTGGACATGTTTTACCTCCAGGTGATGGCATCGCTCTCTTTAAGGGTAGAAGCTGATGCACAAGAGGCAAAAAAAAGCCGACTATTATAAGTCGGCGTCGTACGAATCAATTGTGCTATGCAGTAATTCAAAAAAGGAAGTAAGACAATATGGAGCGCAACGCCCATCGCTTGACGTTGCATTCACCTGCGAGATAGATATTGCCCTGATTCGCCTTTTTGTTTATTGATTTCGCGCAAATAAAACGGCGTTTCTATGTTCATATTTTGTTAAAAATGTGAAATTTTACAGCCATTTACTGCGATGCAGCCACCACGTGACTCCACCGATCAGCACCACCAGCATCAGGCAGAACAGCGGAAAGCCCATATGCCACTCACCGCCGGGGATCCCGCCCAGGTTCACGCCAAACAGGCCAGTTAAGAACGTGCTGGGTAAAAAGACCATCGCCATCAGTGACATGGTATAGCTTCTGCGCGCCAGCGACTCCTGCATGACCTGGGTGATCTCATCGGTCATAACGGCGGTGCGCGCAATACAGGAATCGATTTCATCAAGGCCGCGTCCCAGCCGGTCGGCGATATCCTGCATCCGGCGACGCTGATCGTCATTCATCCACGGAAAACGCTCGCTGGCCAGCCGGGCATAGACGTCACGCTGGGGAGCCATATAGCGTCGCATCACAATGAGCTGCTTGCGCAGCAGAGCAAGAAAACCACGGGGCGGGATCTGCTGGTCGAGCAGATTATCTTCCAGGTCAATAATCTTATCGTGCAGCTCTTCGATAAACTCACTGGCGTGATCGGTTAGCGCGTCGCAGACGTCTACCAGCCAGCCGCCGCAGTCCACCGGCCCGGTTCCCTCCTCCAGATCCTTGACCACGTCGTCAAGCGCCAGCACTTTTCGCTGGCGGGTAGAGACAATCAGCCGCTCATCCATATAAAGACGCATGGCGACCAGTTGATCGGGACGCTCGTCGGTACTGCCATTGATGCAGCGCAGCGTGATTAGTGTCCCCTCGCCCATACGGGTAACGCGCGGGCGCAGGCTTTCGCCGGCCAGTGCGTCGCGGATGTTATTAGGCAGCAGCGGCGTAGATGCCAGCCATTGGGCGCTCTCCGGCTGGGTATAGTTGAGATGCAGCCAGCAGGGGTGGTCACCGTCAATAACGTCATCATCGCCCAGCGGCTTAACGCCCCCTTTGCCATCCAGCAGCCATGCATAAACTGCATCCGGCACGTTAACGTCCGATCCCTTAATCGCCTCCACGGCTCCTCCACATTTAGCATGCTAATAGTGACAGTCTAGCCGGGCGGCGTCAGTAAGTAATCTGAAAATTAGCCATTACACTGAATTTGCAGGGGAAAAGAGGGATTTTCCGCAGGCGCAGAACCTGCCAGACGGAAGTTACGCGTTCTGCCTTGCAGCTCAATCACCTGGCGCTTAAGCACGTCGGAGGATCCAGCCAGCTCGTCAACCATTGTGGCGTTGCTTTGCGTGACGCGTTCCAGCTCGGAGAGTGCCTGGGTGATCTGTGCGATGCCCTTCTCCTGCTGTAGCGTCGCCACGGAAACCTCATCCATCAGCTTACTCAACAGCCCGGAGCCGGAGACGATCTCAAGCATGTTCTTCTCCGCCTCATCAACGATGGTGACGCCCTGGGAGACGTTTTGCGCGGTGACGTCAATCAGTGATTTGATGCTCTTTGCCGCTTCGGCGCTGCGATGAGCAAGATGGCGTACCTCACCGGCCACCACCGAGAAGCCTTTACCGTGCTCCCCTGCCCGCGCCGCTTCTACCGCCGCATTGAGAGCCAGAATATTTGTCTGGAAGGCAATACCGTCAATCAGGGAGATAATTTCCGTCATCTGGCGCGCGCAGTCGGTAATGGATTGCATATTGGCCGCCACCTGCGTCATCAGCTCGCCTCCCTGGCGTGCGCAGCGGGTCGCCTCGTCTGCCTGTTGGCTGGCAAGCTGCGTATTACCCGCGTTATTTTTAGTGCTGGCAGCCATCTGCTCCATGCTGGACGCCGTCTGGATAAGCGCCGCAGACTGTTCCTCGGTTTTCACCGACAATTCGGTACTGCGAGCAGCGAGCTGTTCGGAGAGATCCATCGCAGATTGGGAGGAGGCACGGATTTCACGCACCAGGGTGGCGATGTTGCTGGCAAGATTGTTAATACCAGGGATCAGGCGCCCCGCACAGTTGTTGCCAAACTCAGGGATCGTCACAGACAGGTTGCCAGCCGTGACGTCGTCAATACTCTTTTTTACCGTATTAATAGGCGAGACGAGATAGGTTGTCAGGTATAGCCACATAAATAAGAGGGTTAGAACGGATGTCGTGCAAATTAACAGCAGCAGAGTGCTATTTTTTGTGAAAGCCATCACTAATATATTCATTAGGCCGAGTGAAACAAACAGGAATAACATTATGAACGTGCGCACACTCATATTTCGGAACATAAAAAACACCATAGTACATCAGCAGGAGATAACAGCTTTATATCATCGGAAATACGCTTTTTCACCTCTAATTTTAATCGATAATGTGTTTGCCGTTAAGTGATATCAATTTGCACCAGGTCAGCACTTTATACCACACAAAATCATATAAGCAGGTTTATCGATTAAACAGTCGCCGAATTCGCTCTATTTTTCAGCAAAATATATCATACAGAGCAACCTTAATGTTCCTTAATAATAAGAAGCAATCACTAGCCTAAAATAGAGTTTAGCCAAGCTTAAATTAGTAGTCGGAGGGATATATGAACGGTGTCAACGGCAAAGAATCAACCCAAGGCAGATTAAATATGACAACCCCTTGAAAAAATAACTTTTTAATATTTTATTTATAGCGTTGATTGTATTCACAGCAGAAAAAATAAAAAAGCAGGGCGTCAATGGCCGCCCTGCTACGTATTACATCTCTTCCCGCAGCTTCATAGTTTTGTTGAGCACGGCACTGAGCAACAGGACGACGATCATGAGTGCAGCGACAAAGATAAAGGCATGGGGTAATGAACTGTGATGGGCAATAAAGCCTATCATCGCCGGGCCAGCCAGCACGCCGATGTAGCCCAGCGTGGTTACGGCGGGAACGGCGACCATCTGCGGCATGCTCGTTTGTTTACCAATCTGGCTAAACATGACCGGGACGATGTTAGCGCAGCCGGCACCGATAAGCAGGTAGCCTACCAGCAGCAGCATGAGCGAGCCGGCGGTAAAAATCAGGCAGAAACCCGCGAAGGCCATGATGGCCCCACACACTACCACCCGCAGCTGGCCCACGCGGGCAATGATCGCATCACCGCTGAGACGTCCGATGGTCATCGCCACGGCAAAGCAGGTAAAGCCCAGCCCGCCCAGCGAATCCGCCACGTTTCTCACCTCGACGAGGTAGACCGCACTCCAGTCGAGGACGGTTCCTTCGGCCAGAAAGACAATAAAGCAGATGGTGCCCAGCAGCAGCACCTCGCCTTTGGGGATGGCAAAGGCCGGACCTTCGGTCGGGTTAGCATAGGGTAGAAAATGGCGGAAGCTGACGGCTACCAGTAAAGCCACCAGAAAGACAATCACCAGCGTCGCACTCAGAATGGTCAGCCCCATGCTGAGCAGGCCGGTCATCACTCCTGCTCCGGCAATGCCGCCCACGCTATACATTCCGTGAAAACCGGACATTAACGGTACGTTCTCGTTTTTCTCCACCAGAATCGCCTGGATATTCATGGCGCAATCCGTCATCCCTATTCCGGTACCAAAGATCAGCAGCAGCAGGCCCAGGCTTAGCGGGCTCTCGGCCAGCGTCAGGAAAGGCATCGACAGAAGGATAATCAGCACGGCGCAGCCAATAATCTTCCGGCAGCCGAAGCGGGATGACAGCGGCCCGGCCAGCGGCATCGAGATAATCGCCCCGCCCCCCAGACAGAGCAGCAGAATGCCGAGCAGGGCATCATTGGCCCCTGTATTGAGTTTGGCGAAGGGGACCATTACCGCCCATGCTGCGGTTGCCAGTCCGGCAACGAAGAAAATAATTCGGGTCGCTAGCTTCTCATTCATGCAGGATCTCTTTTTGGTTAAGGGCAGATTCGTTTGACGAGACAATTGTAATGCACGATTATGCTCTGTATTGCTCGATTCAAAATTTTTTAGGAGTTAACGTGCTCGATTATGCAGCTTTACCCGAGCAGCGACAAGTGCTCATCAGGCAGATCCTTGAAGAGAATGGTCGCGTGCTCTGTAGCGAACTGGCCGTGCGGCTGGGGGTATCAGAACATACTATTCGCCGTGACTTACATGAGCTTAGCAATGAGGGCGTCTGTAAAAAGGTTTACGGCGGAGCCATTATGATGCTGCCGGAATCGGGAGACTACGCCGTGCGAAAAGAGAAAAATCAGGCCAAAAAGAGCAAAATCGCGCAGCGCTGCGCCCGGCTGGTGAAGTCCGGTAGCGCTATTTTTATTGATACAGGAACGACCAATCTGGCGATGGCTGAGGCGCTTCCCGCTGAACTGGCGCTCACCGTTGTCACCAACTCGCCGGAGATTGCGGCGGCGCTGCTGAAAAAGCCGCTGTATGAGGTGATCGTTCTTGGTGGCCAGGTTCAGCGCGCCTCCGGCGGCTGCGTGGGGATGCCAGCCATTGCCCAGATCCAGGGTATGCTCTTTGACCAGGGGTTTATCGGCGGCTGTGCAATGGCCCCGGAGTCGGGCCTGACTGGGTTCGACTACGCCGACTGCGAATTCAAAAAAGCGGTGATCGCCCAGTGCAACGAGACCATTGTCGCGCTTACCGCCAATAAGATCCCAGCCGTAGCCCGCTACGTGGTAGCCGCCTGTAGCGAGATCGACATCATGGTCGTTGAAGAGAATATCAGCAAAGCTTACGCCGATGCCTTCCGTGGGCACGATATCCAAATCTATACCGTATAAGGGTTTGCTACTATGCCTCTTCATACCGTTCTCTTTTACCCTTAAATTAACTGGAGTGTGTCATGTTTCGTGGACTCAGTGCGTTTCCCCTCACGCCCATAACAGCATCAGGCTTTGATGAAGAGGGGTTTTGTAGGATCCTGCGAAGGATCGCTGTAGCCGAGGCTGACTCTATCGGCGTATTAGGCTCTACCGGTAGCTATGCCTACTTAACCCGAGAGCAGAGAAAACAGGTCGCCACCCTTGCCGTTGAGCATGCCAATAACATTCCGGTGATGGTTTGCGTTGGGGCGATGGCGACGGAACAGGTGCTGCATTTGATCGACGATGCACAAACGGCAGGTGCCAGCGCCCTGTTACTGCCAGCTATCTCCTATCAGCGGCTGCGCGAAGAGGAAGTGTTTGCTCTTTTCGAGACCGTTACGCGCCATACCGACCTTCCTGTCTGCGTATATGATAATCCTGGTACGACACATTTTACCTTTTCCGATGCGCTGTATGCGCGCATTGCAGAGCTGACCGGGGTAGGCTCAATTAAGATCCCTGGACTACCTGAAGAGCCCGAGAGTGCGGCAGCGCGTATCGCGCAGGTGAGAGAGAGGTTGCCGGCAAAAGTTACGCTTGGTATCAGCGGGGATGCGTTTGCAGGCATTGGGCTTAATGCTGGATGTGAAGCATGGTATTCGGTATGCGGGGGCCTTTTCCCTCGTGTGGCAAAAGAGATTACTGAGGCTTCTGCTCGTGGCGATCGTCAGGAGGTCACTCAACTGACCGAACGCCTTGACCCACTGTGGCAGCTGTTTCGTAAACATGGCGGCAGCATTCGTGTTATCGCTGCAGCCGCAGGCGTATTAGGCTTGACCAGCGGCGATTGCCTTCCGCGTCCACTGTTACCTCTTGATGCAGAAGCCACTGCTGAGGTCGCCGCCGTCATTACTGCCTTGGGTCTGGAATAGGATCTACAGGTAAATATCCGGGCGATTAATCTGCCAGATAAAATTTGGGCGGTTGAGGGGCTGGTAACCCAGCTTCTCATATAACCACGGCGCGCTATCGGTCACTAATATGATCCGTCGCAATCTGGACATCAACGGATGTGCCTGGCAGCACTCCACCAGCCAGCGCCCCAGCCCCTGGCTCTGATAATCCTCTAATACATACACATCGCAAAGATAGCCAAATGTGGCGTAGTCCGTTACCAGTCGGGCAAATCCAATCTGCCGCTCTCCGTCGAATAAACCAAAGCAGAGGCTATGCTCCAGAGATAACTTAACAGTTGCAACGTCAATACCCGGTGCCCAAGAGGATTGAGAAAGATAATTTTGGATTGCACAAACATCCAACCGACGCTTATCTGTGGTAACGCAAAAATTATCTTGAGTATATTCTACATGTTGCTCGCTCATCAGGTTCTCCAGGCAGCTATCAGCGGTTTTTTTCATACACCGTCATGGTGAATTCAATCGCGTCGCGGGTGTTATTTTTATAGGCATGGGGCCGGTCGGTTTTGGCCACCGCCGAGCACCCTTCGTGAATGACATAATCACGCCCATCAACCCGTAGCGTGAGCTGGCCCCGGTTGACAAACAGCAGCTCGCAGGTGTCGGCAGGATGGCCCGATGAGGCAAACACTTCGCCAGGATGCATCACCCACTGCCACAGCTCCAGCATATCCGGCCCGCGGGTGCCGGCCATCAATTTCGCACTTCCGCCCTTTTCGCCCTGCCACAGCACGGGAATATCATCCCGGTCGATAACATGAACCGACGGCTCACTGGCAACGTTCACGATGTCGGCAACGGAGACGTTCATAGCCGCTGCGATTTTGCATAGCAACGCAATACTGGGATTAGCCTTACAGCCTTCAATATCCACCAGCATCCCCTTGCTGACGCCAGCCAGGCGTGAAAGTTCGTCGAGCGACAGCTTTTTTTGGCTGCGGTAGAGCTTAATGCGTTGGGAAACCGCTTGATTAATGGTGCTAACATCGGCACCGCTCACGGTCGCTATATTGACTTTTTTGGTCATCGGTCGATATCATAGAATAAATCAGTCATTACAGGATTATGCGATGTCTACACCGTTACCGTCAATCAGCCCGGAGCTGGCACGTATCGCTCCCGGCTTTCGTGCGTTAAGTATCTATGTGAAAGCCGCGCCGCTGGATGATATCCAGCTTGGGGAGCGAGCGCTGAAAGAGGCCTGTCAGGCTGTGCTTAACGGTCAACCCGCGTGGGCGGAAAGTCATCTGAGAGCCTGGTGTGAGGTGTTTAAGGCTTTTGGTGCCAAGCCCAAACGTACACCCTGCTCTGCTGAAGCCCTGCGTAAGCGGGTGCTGCGAGACGGCACCATGATGGCACTGGATCCGGTTGTCGATCTCTATAACGCAGTTAGCCTGCGCTATGCTGTGCCGGTGGGCGGAGAAAATTTCGCTGCCTACAGCGGCCTGCCGAGGTTGGTCATTGCCGACGGTACGGAAACGTTCGATACTTTCAAGGAGGGCTTGCCTGCCGCCGAGTCGCCGGAGCCGGGGGAAGTTATCTGGCGTGACGATATTGGCGTAACCTGTCGCCGCTGGAACTGGCGTCAGGGCGTTCGCACCCGTCTGAGCGCATCCGATCAAGAGATGTGGTTTATTCTGGAAAGCCTGCCGGAGATGCCCCTTGATGCGCTGCACGCCGCAGGCAAAATGCTCACCCATGGCCTTACGCAGATGATGCCCGGACTGGAATTTAACACTACGCTGGTTGAAGGCTGATCGATGCGTAGTGACATACAACGTCTGCTCATCATAGGCAATAGCGGATCGGGAAAAAGCTGGCTGGCTATGCAGCTGGCAGAAAAGATCGCTTTGCCTGTCACGGACTTAGACACACTTAACTGGGAGCCAGGCGGCTACGGTAAGGCTCGAGCAAAAGAGGCTGTTTTGCAGGACGCGCTGGTGATTGCGCGTGAAACGCGCTGGATTATGGAGGGCGTCTATGGCTGGATTGCCGATAGCGTCGCGGCCTACGCCACGCATATTATCTGGTTGACCCCTGCTCCCGCCGAGTGCGTAGCCAACATCAAGGCCCGGGGAGTACGAAACAACGGCTCCGCTGCGGATTTTGCGGCGCTTCTGGAATGGGCAGAGGCGTATGAGACGCGAACGGGATCGAGCTGCTATCAGGGACATCTGGCGGTGTTTGCAAAAGCCAGTCCGGCAAAACAGATTAGGCTTTCCAGCCGTGATGAGATGAGTCAATTCCTGAGTCTGTGTTAGGCTTTGCCTATTGTTCCTACCCTCATGACAAGGAAAAACCAATGTTGATAGCGCAGGTTTCAGATATTCACGCCTCACCTGAAAATGATTGCTTGTCTCGATTTGACCGTGTGCTTGCATGGCTGGCGCAGTTGCAACCGGATGTTTTGGTGCTATCCGGTGATTTAACGGATAAACACTGGCTTGAAGGATATAAACAGATAGCGGCGCGTTTAGATCAGCAGACTTACCCCTCATTGATACTGCCGGGAAACTCAGACGATCGACATCTGATACGTTCGGTATGGGGTGAGAGTCCGTGGACGAATGATGCATCCACGGACGCTTTGCACTTCATCCATGACGCTGGCAGCCTGCGGTTGATCGGTTTGGATTCTACGGTGGATAATCAGGACTATGGTAACGTGACTGACCACCTCGCATGGCTGGATAAACAACTTAGCGACGCCGAAGACTCCCCATCGCTGCTGTTTATGCATCATCACGTGTTCGCTTCCGGCATACCGACCCTGGATGAAACCCTGTGCAAAGGTTTGGGCAAGCTGGAAGCGCTTATTAGAGATACCCCAAACAAGCTGATCGCCCTGTCCGCTGGCCACGTGCACAGGCCGGTAGCAGGCACGTTTGCAGGTATTCCAGCTTATATCTGTGGCTCCGTCTGCCCGGCCAATCCAGTATGGTTTGGAACGGAAAACGTCCCCCCGGTAGGCGATCCACCTGCGTTAATGATTCACTGCTACGTCAGCAACGCACTTTCAAGCCATCATGTGTGTGTTTAATATGATTATGCTTCTTACGAGCTTTGGCGTAAGCCACTTGCCAGTTGCGTAAACACGTCAATAATTTTTGGCAGCGCCCTCTCCGGCTCGTTGCTGGCCGCTATCCAGATCGCCGCGTTCATCGCAGCGCTGTTTAACATATGCGCTGCGGCATCGGCATCTACCGCCTTAAGCACGCCGTCCTCGAGCATTTTTTTAACCGTCTGGCGAGTGGCGTCCAGGCAGCTAATTTGCCCAGGCCACTGGGCAGGATCGCCAAGGAACGCCGGACCATCAAGTAGCACGATACGCCGCACCTCTGGATCCAGCGCCATCTTGATGTAGGCAACGCCTTCGGCCAGTAGCCTTTCCCAG
Above is a genomic segment from Enterobacter sp. C2 containing:
- the dbpA gene encoding ATP-dependent RNA helicase DbpA gives rise to the protein MTAFSTLNTLPTAQLDNLNELGYHTMTPVQAAALPAILAGQDVRVQAKTGSGKTAAFGLGLLQHIDASRFQTQSLILCPTRELADQVANEMRRLARYMPNIKILTLCGGQPFGAQRDSLQHAPHIIVATPGRLLDHLQKGTVNLDALQTLVMDEADRMLDMGFSDAIDEVIRFAPASRQTLLFSATWPEAIAAISGRVQRSPQTIEIDTVDALPAVEQQFFEVSRQGKIGLLQKLLSQHLPASCVVFCNTKKDCQEVCDALNDTGQEALALHGDLEQRDRDRTLVRFANGSARVLVATDVAARGLDIKSLELVVNYELAWDPEVHVHRIGRTARAGNSGLAISFCAPEEAQRANILAEMLQIKLSWLNAPANVKIVPLEAEMATLVIDGGKKAKMRPGDVLGAMTGDMGLNGADIGKITVHPAHVYVAVRQSIARQAWKQLQSGKIKGKSCRVMLLK
- the zntB gene encoding zinc transporter ZntB yields the protein MEAIKGSDVNVPDAVYAWLLDGKGGVKPLGDDDVIDGDHPCWLHLNYTQPESAQWLASTPLLPNNIRDALAGESLRPRVTRMGEGTLITLRCINGSTDERPDQLVAMRLYMDERLIVSTRQRKVLALDDVVKDLEEGTGPVDCGGWLVDVCDALTDHASEFIEELHDKIIDLEDNLLDQQIPPRGFLALLRKQLIVMRRYMAPQRDVYARLASERFPWMNDDQRRRMQDIADRLGRGLDEIDSCIARTAVMTDEITQVMQESLARRSYTMSLMAMVFLPSTFLTGLFGVNLGGIPGGEWHMGFPLFCLMLVVLIGGVTWWLHRSKWL
- a CDS encoding methyl-accepting chemotaxis protein, which encodes MFRNMSVRTFIMLFLFVSLGLMNILVMAFTKNSTLLLLICTTSVLTLLFMWLYLTTYLVSPINTVKKSIDDVTAGNLSVTIPEFGNNCAGRLIPGINNLASNIATLVREIRASSQSAMDLSEQLAARSTELSVKTEEQSAALIQTASSMEQMAASTKNNAGNTQLASQQADEATRCARQGGELMTQVAANMQSITDCARQMTEIISLIDGIAFQTNILALNAAVEAARAGEHGKGFSVVAGEVRHLAHRSAEAAKSIKSLIDVTAQNVSQGVTIVDEAEKNMLEIVSGSGLLSKLMDEVSVATLQQEKGIAQITQALSELERVTQSNATMVDELAGSSDVLKRQVIELQGRTRNFRLAGSAPAENPSFPLQIQCNG
- a CDS encoding MFS transporter, whose product is MNEKLATRIIFFVAGLATAAWAVMVPFAKLNTGANDALLGILLLCLGGGAIISMPLAGPLSSRFGCRKIIGCAVLIILLSMPFLTLAESPLSLGLLLLIFGTGIGMTDCAMNIQAILVEKNENVPLMSGFHGMYSVGGIAGAGVMTGLLSMGLTILSATLVIVFLVALLVAVSFRHFLPYANPTEGPAFAIPKGEVLLLGTICFIVFLAEGTVLDWSAVYLVEVRNVADSLGGLGFTCFAVAMTIGRLSGDAIIARVGQLRVVVCGAIMAFAGFCLIFTAGSLMLLLVGYLLIGAGCANIVPVMFSQIGKQTSMPQMVAVPAVTTLGYIGVLAGPAMIGFIAHHSSLPHAFIFVAALMIVVLLLSAVLNKTMKLREEM
- a CDS encoding DeoR/GlpR family DNA-binding transcription regulator → MLDYAALPEQRQVLIRQILEENGRVLCSELAVRLGVSEHTIRRDLHELSNEGVCKKVYGGAIMMLPESGDYAVRKEKNQAKKSKIAQRCARLVKSGSAIFIDTGTTNLAMAEALPAELALTVVTNSPEIAAALLKKPLYEVIVLGGQVQRASGGCVGMPAIAQIQGMLFDQGFIGGCAMAPESGLTGFDYADCEFKKAVIAQCNETIVALTANKIPAVARYVVAACSEIDIMVVEENISKAYADAFRGHDIQIYTV
- a CDS encoding dihydrodipicolinate synthase family protein — its product is MFRGLSAFPLTPITASGFDEEGFCRILRRIAVAEADSIGVLGSTGSYAYLTREQRKQVATLAVEHANNIPVMVCVGAMATEQVLHLIDDAQTAGASALLLPAISYQRLREEEVFALFETVTRHTDLPVCVYDNPGTTHFTFSDALYARIAELTGVGSIKIPGLPEEPESAAARIAQVRERLPAKVTLGISGDAFAGIGLNAGCEAWYSVCGGLFPRVAKEITEASARGDRQEVTQLTERLDPLWQLFRKHGGSIRVIAAAAGVLGLTSGDCLPRPLLPLDAEATAEVAAVITALGLE
- a CDS encoding GNAT family N-acetyltransferase, giving the protein MSEQHVEYTQDNFCVTTDKRRLDVCAIQNYLSQSSWAPGIDVATVKLSLEHSLCFGLFDGERQIGFARLVTDYATFGYLCDVYVLEDYQSQGLGRWLVECCQAHPLMSRLRRIILVTDSAPWLYEKLGYQPLNRPNFIWQINRPDIYL
- a CDS encoding helix-turn-helix domain-containing protein, with translation MTKKVNIATVSGADVSTINQAVSQRIKLYRSQKKLSLDELSRLAGVSKGMLVDIEGCKANPSIALLCKIAAAMNVSVADIVNVASEPSVHVIDRDDIPVLWQGEKGGSAKLMAGTRGPDMLELWQWVMHPGEVFASSGHPADTCELLFVNRGQLTLRVDGRDYVIHEGCSAVAKTDRPHAYKNNTRDAIEFTMTVYEKNR
- a CDS encoding B3/4 domain-containing protein; translation: MSTPLPSISPELARIAPGFRALSIYVKAAPLDDIQLGERALKEACQAVLNGQPAWAESHLRAWCEVFKAFGAKPKRTPCSAEALRKRVLRDGTMMALDPVVDLYNAVSLRYAVPVGGENFAAYSGLPRLVIADGTETFDTFKEGLPAAESPEPGEVIWRDDIGVTCRRWNWRQGVRTRLSASDQEMWFILESLPEMPLDALHAAGKMLTHGLTQMMPGLEFNTTLVEG
- a CDS encoding metallophosphoesterase, whose amino-acid sequence is MLIAQVSDIHASPENDCLSRFDRVLAWLAQLQPDVLVLSGDLTDKHWLEGYKQIAARLDQQTYPSLILPGNSDDRHLIRSVWGESPWTNDASTDALHFIHDAGSLRLIGLDSTVDNQDYGNVTDHLAWLDKQLSDAEDSPSLLFMHHHVFASGIPTLDETLCKGLGKLEALIRDTPNKLIALSAGHVHRPVAGTFAGIPAYICGSVCPANPVWFGTENVPPVGDPPALMIHCYVSNALSSHHVCV
- a CDS encoding TetR/AcrR family transcriptional regulator codes for the protein MVTKRRVEMMEENRAKLIVAARKAFAEKGFAAASMDELTASVGLTRGALYHNFGDKKGLLAAVVAQIDGEMAQRAKADASHASDDWERLLAEGVAYIKMALDPEVRRIVLLDGPAFLGDPAQWPGQISCLDATRQTVKKMLEDGVLKAVDADAAAHMLNSAAMNAAIWIAASNEPERALPKIIDVFTQLASGLRQSS